From a region of the Helianthus annuus cultivar XRQ/B chromosome 5, HanXRQr2.0-SUNRISE, whole genome shotgun sequence genome:
- the LOC110941518 gene encoding histone H3.3a yields the protein MARTKQTARKSTGGKAPRKELARKAAMKSAPTTGGVKKPHRYRPGTVALREIRKYQKTTDLLIRKAPFQRLVREIAQALKSDLRFQSHAVLALQEAAEAYLVGLFEDTNLCAIHAKRVTIMVKDIQLALRIRT from the exons ATGGCTCGTACAAAGCAAACCGCTCGCAAGTCCACCGGTGGAAAGGCTCCTAGAAAGGAACTGGCTCGCAAG GCTGCTATGAAAAGTGCCCCGACTACTGGAGGAGTGAAGAAGCCTCATCGTTATCGTCCTGGAACCGTTGCACTCCG TGAGATTCGCAAGTATCAAAAGACAACTGACCTCCTAATCCGCAAAGCACCATTCCAGAGGCTTGTGCGCGAAATTGCTCAGGCTCTCAAG AGTGACTTGAGGTTCCAGAGCCATGCTGTGTTGGCACTTCAGGAGGCAGCGGAAGCTTACCTAGTTGGTCTGTTTGAGGATACCAACTTGTGTGCCATTCATGCCAAGAGAGTCACTATCATGGTCAAAGACATCCAGTTGGCCCTTCGGATCCGTACTTGA